The genomic window tttacaggcggacagacagacagacaaccggaaatgaactaattaagtgattttatgaacacgtatagcaaaattttgttggtggcatcaatatttttaagcgttacaaacttgggactaaacttagtatacatgGTAGCCATTTATTCTTATTAAATACTTCaaagataatatattaaaaaaattacccttATATCAGCTGGCGTAACATTCTTGCCATCACTTTTCATTAAAGCCAACGGACAGTAATTATACGTAAACGCATACTGAAAGAAGTTATCTGCCGTTCCACACAGTTCTTTAAACAATCCCCAAAACCGTTTTCCGCTAACTTCGGTACGAGTACAGTTAAATCCGTCAACAGGACGAAGACTTAATTCACGTGGTGGTTTATTCACTGGGCCAGATATTTGTAGCCAATCTCTTGTGATAGAAATTTCGCCGAACggtacctttaaaaaaaaaaaaaaaattataaaatctattaCAAGTTACATGCAATTAAAGTCTTAACAAACAAGCGGTTAATCTTACCCCTGTTTGTGACATACCCCATGGTCCAGGATTCATGCCCAAAAACATGATTTCCTTTGGACTTGAACAATATTTATGGATATACATAGATAGATTATTAAACGCATATTCAGTTGGATTATAAATGTAATCAACTGGCGATGAAAAACTTATTTCCTTTAACattgtattcattttaaatataattgcaaTAAACTTTTCTGGTATTGATGAATAAGGATTTTGGTAAAATGTACAACGGTCTGATTCATTATtgcgaaaaaattttgaatttacttCACTGTTTTGTTCAGAATTTATTTGGGATAAATTTTGCTTAATGCTCTCTAAATTGCGTTTCAATTTAGATTGTAATGACATCGTTTTGAAGTTAGTATAAAAAACTTaatctttctttttaaatagaCTTATCAAAATATTACCGAACGTatatttcttcaatattttttgaaatttttaaaccatttcaAATCGgcgaataaatttaatttgcaaatccgctttgttatttttgttctgcgtgttgtattgaaaaaaaacaacaaagatTAACatctaaaacaaatttatccCACTACTAATTCAAGGCCTTGCATCCAAAACATCGGAGACCATGGAATTGAGAAGAGAGAAGTTATTTTCTTAATAGTTACTACAATGGATGTGACTATTTGGTATATTATCGATGATACATTTGCTACATCGTAGCAGAGAAGATGTTCATGAAAATAGATGATTAGAATAGaccttttgattttaataagttATTACCTTTTGTCTcggacagtttgttaaaaaaataatgtgataaaatgaataacaaatatcttgtatctttgtccaacttattactgtctgtccgaaacaataatgaatcgtaattgaaatgaaaaggtctattactGAAAACAGTAGACCTGTTGataaaatatcgatattattatttagaaataacgatatttattactaatattttttttggatgaCATATCGATAGTTCGATATTGGAATATAGATTgctattaaaatcaaaaagtcTAACACAAGGTACTCGATCCCAAGTCAATTGTATCTAAggtctaaaaaaataatgtttattaaagtCCCATTTTCTGTCATGTATATTGTCTCAATTCTAATATTATGGGTTAAATTTAGTATTCGGGGTACGACTTTTGGATGATTTTCTGCGGTTGAAACTTCGttaatattctaataaattacAATGCTTGCAGTAAATAAAGTTTGTTATTGAGGTATATATAATGATGGTTTATGGCCATATTTACGGATaccaatattatttatcatgaaAAATAGGCTAAACGAATCCaatatggaaataaaatatcttCCATATTGTCTAAAGTCTTAACAACAGAAAATGACATGACAGTATGACACCCAGAAACAAAAACAAGGTACTCATTAAGAGCAAATGTATCACGGGCCCTACATTTAGCTGTCAAATAAAAGtgcaaatttctaaaataagctttgcaaaatattaaatcacagattattacatttaaaaaaaaaaaagattacgtACTTaatttctcatttaaaatttcaattagacGACTGAAATTGAGAACTGAATGAAGATATTTGAGGTTAGagtcaaagtaaaaaaatccaCTCCACCCATCCTATGAACTTTATTAAATGTCAAGTTTCAAGTTTGACGCAAGTTTGACGTTTCTTGACTTCTtgagttttgttatttttcttttgatgtattgaaaactaaaattttacaaaatgatgCTAAATCAGTATATGAAAGAACTAGAGCAAGTaattatagaataatattttaaatatgaattttttactgaatgaataatacaaaaaatttataggaACCGTTTAGTGCAGACGAATTTGTGGAACGTATTGCTTGGAGAACTATCTCAGAAACACGTAGTGAAGGAAGTGAAGAATTCAATCCTGGATTAGTTCATGAAAGTTTTGTTCAAGCTAttaagtaagtataaatattttaaatttataatcaaaaaaattgtccgagttaaaatataaaattttctgtattgTAGAGATTTAGAAATACTAAGAGAACGTCAACAGAAAAAATGTGAGCGTTTAGAGGCAGAGGTCCGGGAGGAGGAACAAGTATATTTGAAACAAGTACAATCGTTACAAGAACGTAATAAGGTAAGAAATGATATGGATTGTTTAACTATTATGGTTTCCAAGTTTGtacgtttcaaaaaaaaaaatttcattcaaatcgaacaaaatttggccaagatatccaaaaactttattttttatactctatgacgtcattaaaatccaaaaaaattggcCGTACTTCTCaaatttcgggtcaaaattaacgttaccgcaatatttttcaaaattttaatataatggaTTCCATATTTGGCCCAAGGAGTTGTATAAGCGACTTACAAtcacaaaatatagaaaatgcgACCTAAAGTtaatacatttcaaaaacaatttcattcaaatcgaacaaaatttggccatacttttcaaatttcggCTCAAATTTAACGTtactacaatatttttcaaaacggCCCCTAAAACTATtcattgatttttggtttcggttaaaatttcaaCCCTTTCCTTCCCAGACCTTCATGTAGGCATAACCTTTGAAGAGTTTTAGCTTGGAAAGGAAgggtttttgagggttgagGCCATAAGAATTTTCGATCCGCATGATCAAAACGACCTTAATCAAcaggtttcaaaaaattttaaccgaaatcaaaaatcaatgtattgtgtCCGAGAtcctaaaaatgtttttaatatgtatcCGATTTACAGAGTGCAATTGGAACATTTGCTGAACTGGATGAAAAAATCAATAGTGTTGCAACCAAAGTCATTCATTTAGGGGAACAATTGGATAGTGTAAATGGCCCAAGAGCACGAACCGTTGAAGCTCAACGATTAATGACTCACTTATCAGCTTTTATTGAAAGTGGCCGTTTAAATGATGAATTATGGTCTAATAAACTTCGCGTAAGTGGGACCTAAGCTATACATTTTTCTAAAGTCGCACTTGAATCTGAATTCAAGTgttatttacttaataattatttgtgttttacAGTTAAATGAAGCAGctgatataattcaaaaattatacttaatttCTCAAGAATTACCTTCACCAAAgtaagttataattattataaacaagatAACTAGTTGTCGGGCCCACATTTCAACATTAGACActtccaagaaaattttttctttgtttgtttcttgttttttacaaattaattaaatattttggtaaatCAAGTCAGTTACAAAAACCaacgaaaaattaataattctacaTTGCAATTATCGAAAGTTGTTTTTCCTTCGATTACCTTAATCGCACTTAAAGTGATACTCGcaacaaaataaacttatttgtaAGGATGTTGAATCGCGAAGAGCTAGAGCAAACTATTTTATACGAATCTGCCCTCTTGGAACCGAAATAAATTAATGGTGTAATTACAgttgtatttttgaatttaggCACGAAACAGTACTTACAACCTTTTCTTTGGaatagaaattttcattattttcctCCATTACGATTATGTTTACTATGAATTATCACAACAGGTGACGTCGCGGATCACGGAGTGCGCGATTCTCACAAGTTTGAATGTAACGATTTTTTAAATCGagcatatttattgaaaaaaacttttaaatgtaaatattttattataggaatTATTTCTTTGATTCTCACAATTCGGCATGCTTTTgggtacatcgaaaaatttattggaaGTGTCTATTCACTACCggttatatttaaatgtatatttaatcaattttaatggattttaggtttgaaaatgcaaaaaagaaaattgctaAAAAGTATGATGAAATTGAACGAGCTTTAATTGAAGAATTTAGTGTTGCCCGATCTGTTGGAAATGTGGCACGAATGAAAGAACTAGCTTCAATTTTGATgcaatttaaaagttattcgcAATGTATAGATGCGTTTATTGAAAAGAGTCAATCGGTAAGCAATAAAAATTGTCGATAGCTATAAaccgttaaaataaaaattaaaaaatttaaagtcaatAATTCTCGAATATGACTCTCGAATCAGAAGCAGCttgattttattgttaataaaaaacaatttttagtgtAGCATAACAAATGCACGttatttgaaagttattttcataaattttaggATATGTTCACAGCAAATTCAGATATTTTTACTGGTTTAATTCCGTTATGttcaagaaattataatttaatgacaCAAGTGTTTGCAAATCCCGATCAAGTAATgtcgaaatttgttttaaatatatatcatcTTACATTGCAAACACATATTACTGATCAATTATCGAAACATAAAAACTCATCGGATGCATATTTAAGAATTCTACATGAGTTGTATATAAAGTATGTGCACATCGATTAATTGACCGAATCGTTTGATTTGTATATGATACATTTGTTTTAGAACTAACCAATTGTCTAAGGACTTAGCGCAGTTTAATATGGGCTCAGATGAATCATTCTTACCAAAGCTGACAAATAATATCTTCCAAAAATATTTGGATAACTATCCAGGGTAGGTATTTTTGGATATTATAAGGTAATTAGAATGTCTATTAGTTTCTCTCTCGAACTGTTGTTCACACGCCTTACTGGAAAATTCCAAGTCGGAATTAAGTATTTTTCCTCTGTCCTATTATTTTGTATCTTAAATTCTGTTTTAGTGTCGAATTGAGATCGTTAAAGGAAAAATGTAAATCtgcattacaaaaatattacgattcgaaaaatcatcaaaagaaacaaattcaAACTGGAGggtaaattttttcgtttttcattgctaaaatattttatcactatgtaattatattcaaatagttTTCAAGATTTACGGCGTGATTTACAAGCAGTCATTGGTGCACGTGCAAATATTAATATCGCACAAATTGAAGATTATGGCGGTGAAACATTTCTTTCCGAAGaattagcaataaatattcTTCAAGAGAGTAAACAATCTTATCAACGTTGCCAAGTGGTAAATTATTAATCTGAAATTTCATGGGAAAGGGAAAAGATGTTGAAGTTTGGCAGatgatatattttacatgttaatattaattttaaaatcacataattattctgaaaataaataaatgatgtttCCTATTTACTTAGAAACAAGAAATTAACCTGTTACAAAATGAGTATCGTCGCAATTATATGTTTCtaacatttttaaacttttttgtttcagttatcaaaaaaatcagaTATACCGAAAAATGCAgcatttatatttgatttagttgtaaatttattaatgcTTGAACATGTGGACTATGCGATCGAATTGGGTTTACAAAGCGTTCCAATTGCAGAAAGTGGTAAAGGTTCACCACCCGAAATtcacttttttacaatatcacGTCAAGTTAATGCTATCGTTCATctgtttgaaaaacaatttgtcGATAGTTTAATACCTCTTGTTGTgtaagttttgatattttttaacacgccagaaaaattaattatagtgcAGTATGTGCGGCGAAAAATAcctcattattaaaaaaaaatgatgccatttaataattataccatgtatatatgaaatatacatagtatattaagtttagtcccaagtttgtaacgcttaaaaataataatgctaggaaaaaaattttgttataggtgttcataaaatcacctaattagcccatttccggttgtctctccgtccgtccgtctgtggacacgataactcaaaaacgaaaaaagatatcgagctgaaatttttacagtgtactcaagacgtaaaaagtgaggtcaagttcgtaaatgagcatcataggtcaattgggttccgtaggacccatcttgtaaaccgttggagatagaacaaaagtttaaatataaaaaatgttctttatcaaaaattaaacaatttttgtttgaaacattttttcgtaaacatcactgtttacccgtgagggcgcaaattgtatagtatgcattatatgggaatatcgtttctgtatgtgtgacatgtatgtatgtgtaatgggatagagtaatcaacactgtctatgcatggtatttcaacaattaactaagtcaattgtttcttttcacttgtttttaattcattttttcgtatttattttaattaatttatttatttaattccatttgtaaaattacccaaaatatcaaattatagaAGTAATTTGATTAAATGTTTGTTACGCTATTATAATCTTTCCCTTGTAACCCGTGACgacgccaattaggcggaaattttataatatgtactatacttgattatcagttatgtatgtgtcacatgtttgtatgtgtaatgtgataaagaaatcaacactgactatacatggtatttcaacaattaactcagtcaattgtttgttttcacttgttttctgtTAAGTtgtataaaatggttttttagcCCAAC from Chrysoperla carnea chromosome 2, inChrCarn1.1, whole genome shotgun sequence includes these protein-coding regions:
- the LOC123293783 gene encoding exocyst complex component 5, which encodes MMLNQYMKELEQEPFSADEFVERIAWRTISETRSEGSEEFNPGLVHESFVQAIKDLEILRERQQKKCERLEAEVREEEQVYLKQVQSLQERNKSAIGTFAELDEKINSVATKVIHLGEQLDSVNGPRARTVEAQRLMTHLSAFIESGRLNDELWSNKLRLNEAADIIQKLYLISQELPSPKFENAKKKIAKKYDEIERALIEEFSVARSVGNVARMKELASILMQFKSYSQCIDAFIEKSQSDMFTANSDIFTGLIPLCSRNYNLMTQVFANPDQVMSKFVLNIYHLTLQTHITDQLSKHKNSSDAYLRILHELYIKTNQLSKDLAQFNMGSDESFLPKLTNNIFQKYLDNYPGVELRSLKEKCKSALQKYYDSKNHQKKQIQTGGFQDLRRDLQAVIGARANINIAQIEDYGGETFLSEELAINILQESKQSYQRCQVLSKKSDIPKNAAFIFDLVVNLLMLEHVDYAIELGLQSVPIAESGKGSPPEIHFFTISRQVNAIVHLFEKQFVDSLIPLVVPTPKYDECLAKKKQILEQIETKLDVGLDRALNAILGWVKIYLQNEQKKTDFKPETDDFDTIASPACLVVVQHINNIITQIKNSLDGKNATMVLEELGTRLHRVIYDHLLQFQYNTAGAMCAICDVNEYRRCSRPLGPLVEQLFDSLHSLCNLLLVKPENLQQVCNGEQLKGLERSILHNFIQLRSDYKTQKLANSLRGLTS